One Maribacter cobaltidurans genomic window carries:
- a CDS encoding helix-turn-helix domain-containing protein — MSNIIHIKNMVCPRCIAAVSNILKDLEIPYVSIKLGEVELPATLALKKKLSLSIELQESGFSLINDRKSQLIEQMKTLVVDKIHHSSDGLDIKWADYISEKLHLDYKYLSSLFSSVESITFEQYIITQKIERVKELLVYDELTLSEIAYQLGYSSVAYLSNQFKKINGMAPTQFKKSTIQNRKFLDDV, encoded by the coding sequence ATGAGCAACATCATCCACATAAAAAATATGGTCTGCCCCAGATGTATAGCGGCAGTATCCAATATTTTGAAAGATTTGGAGATTCCATATGTATCTATAAAATTGGGAGAAGTGGAATTGCCTGCAACACTTGCTTTAAAGAAAAAATTGTCCTTGTCCATAGAGCTTCAGGAATCCGGATTCAGCTTGATAAACGACCGTAAAAGTCAACTTATAGAACAGATGAAAACCTTGGTCGTGGACAAAATCCATCATTCTTCCGATGGATTGGATATTAAATGGGCGGACTATATAAGCGAAAAACTCCATCTTGATTACAAGTACTTAAGTTCCCTTTTTTCATCTGTGGAAAGCATCACTTTTGAACAGTATATCATCACCCAAAAGATTGAAAGGGTAAAGGAATTATTGGTGTATGACGAACTTACCTTGAGCGAAATTGCCTATCAACTGGGGTACAGCAGCGTGGCCTATTTAAGCAATCAATTTAAAAAAATCAATGGTATGGCACCTACACAATTTAAGAAGAGTACTATACAGAATAGAAAGTTTTTGGATGATGTTTAA
- a CDS encoding helix-turn-helix domain-containing protein yields the protein MLKIIQIVALLQGLFILFIFYRSRANYRKTTFWLFFGSIVSILLYIIGDDDNNLFIDDADWFLFDSSLFLTFLFLYFKYFNSAKEVFLKRDYLFFLPSMFLFLSETLEMISDGENDFLEIIETLIEFVFLCYLIYILYNLLKTKRTNWILYFVAPIVLILSISYINGLLDLFELAPIVFSSDDDFNSYLLLVVAFLFYFITFYMISKPKELIPNAEVTKYKSSNLTPELIEKYKNALIQIMEKEKLYLDHRLSIHSVSKKLNIPRQYISEVLNLHLNKSFQDFVNEYRVEAFVKNLQNDQHAHFTLFGMATEVGFSSKSSFNATFKKVKGITPTQFRNSIAQKKVIGTE from the coding sequence ATGCTTAAAATCATACAAATAGTTGCCTTACTACAAGGTCTTTTTATTTTATTCATTTTTTACAGAAGTAGAGCGAATTACAGGAAAACAACTTTTTGGCTCTTTTTTGGAAGCATTGTATCCATACTGCTATACATAATTGGTGATGATGATAACAACCTTTTTATAGATGACGCAGATTGGTTCTTATTTGACAGCTCGTTATTTCTAACATTTCTTTTTTTATACTTCAAGTACTTTAATTCTGCCAAAGAGGTTTTTTTGAAAAGAGACTATTTGTTTTTCTTACCCAGTATGTTTTTGTTTTTAAGTGAAACATTGGAAATGATTTCGGATGGGGAAAACGATTTTTTAGAGATAATAGAGACGTTAATAGAATTCGTGTTTTTGTGCTACTTAATCTATATTTTATACAACTTACTTAAAACTAAAAGGACTAATTGGATTCTTTACTTTGTTGCCCCTATTGTTTTAATATTGAGCATTTCGTATATAAATGGTCTTCTAGATTTGTTTGAATTGGCGCCTATTGTTTTTTCCAGTGATGACGATTTTAATTCCTATTTGCTTCTTGTTGTCGCATTCTTGTTCTATTTTATTACCTTTTATATGATAAGTAAGCCCAAAGAACTCATACCAAATGCTGAGGTCACCAAGTACAAATCGTCTAACCTAACGCCCGAATTGATTGAAAAATATAAAAACGCTTTAATACAAATAATGGAAAAGGAAAAACTTTATCTAGACCACAGGTTATCAATCCATAGTGTGTCAAAAAAATTGAATATTCCTAGACAGTATATTTCTGAAGTTCTAAACTTACATTTAAACAAAAGTTTTCAAGATTTTGTCAATGAATATAGGGTTGAAGCATTTGTAAAAAACCTACAAAACGACCAACATGCCCATTTTACGCTTTTCGGGATGGCCACAGAAGTCGGTTTTAGTTCCAAGTCTTCTTTTAATGCTACATTCAAGAAAGTCAAAGGAATAACCCCTACGCAATTCAGGAATTCTATTGCCCAGAAAAAGGTAATAGGTACAGAATAA
- a CDS encoding methyltransferase family protein, producing the protein MALQEELKTQGDFLFKNRSYLPLIILVIGLLVFIYQKHYNSEAIDNWLPEFFDYIWLGISLFGLYIRVVTVAHTPKNTSGRNTTEGQIAEELNTTGIYSIVRHPLYLGNFFMWLGVAMLTNNTWFVITFVLFYAFYYERIMYAEESFLRQKFGNIYLDWAKKTPAFMPSFKYYQKAKYPFSIKKALKKEKNGLAAVFLIFWVFSFIGEMIKLQAIKFEYDFWFYGALASSIIYIVLKIMKKQKLLDEINR; encoded by the coding sequence ATGGCATTACAAGAAGAATTGAAAACACAAGGCGACTTTTTATTTAAAAATAGAAGTTATTTACCATTGATTATTTTAGTTATTGGTTTATTGGTATTTATCTATCAAAAACATTACAACAGTGAAGCAATAGACAATTGGTTACCTGAATTCTTCGACTACATTTGGCTTGGCATTAGTTTATTCGGCTTGTATATAAGAGTGGTTACAGTAGCCCATACACCAAAAAACACATCTGGAAGAAATACAACAGAGGGGCAAATTGCTGAAGAGCTAAACACTACGGGCATCTATTCAATAGTTAGGCATCCTTTATATTTGGGCAATTTCTTTATGTGGCTTGGCGTGGCAATGCTCACTAATAACACTTGGTTTGTGATAACCTTCGTTTTGTTCTACGCATTTTACTACGAACGTATAATGTATGCCGAAGAAAGTTTTTTAAGACAAAAATTTGGTAATATCTATCTTGATTGGGCCAAAAAAACACCTGCATTTATGCCTTCATTTAAGTATTATCAAAAAGCTAAATATCCGTTTAGTATCAAAAAGGCATTAAAAAAAGAGAAAAACGGTTTGGCAGCCGTGTTTCTAATATTTTGGGTTTTTAGTTTTATCGGCGAAATGATAAAACTACAGGCTATCAAATTTGAATATGACTTCTGGTTTTATGGTGCTTTGGCTTCATCAATAATATACATAGTATTAAAGATTATGAAAAAACAAAAATTATTGGATGAGATCAATCGCTAA
- a CDS encoding TonB-dependent receptor has product MEHLSQSIKKSFLPLFFIIINSMLFAQEEYTLRGAISDESNGEAMFGTTIYLKGTTIGTTTNEYGFYSITAPEGKYTLVVSYLGYKEIQKEVFLNKDTKLNIEIKEDPSTLDEVVITADEGVKNLNVRKPQMGVVTLKAETIELVPAVLGEVDLIKTIQLLPGVSNNGEGSAGFNVRGGAVDQNLVLLDEAIIYNTSHFFGLFSVFNNDAIKDVKLYKGDIPAKFGGRTASVLDVRQKDGNNKRLELNGGIGLISSRLAVEAPLFKKKGSFLLAGRTTYAQLFSGLMDDLANSNISFYDVNLKTNYEINENNKIYLSSYFGRDVFNISRLINSNYGNISANLRWNHVFNDKLFSNLSLIYSKYDYQIILDFEQLDWISDITNYNLKYDFGYYASDKLKIDFGLSGISYNLNPGEIMPSTPTSPINPLTLDQKRAFEAGTYASVEHKLTDKFTARYGLRYSTFNRLGGQAITNYANNQPVVYNQGLGIYQNGEAIGETAYSKGQTIKQFGNLEPRLGLSYLLTDNSSIKGSYTRTAQYLHLLSNTVSVTPLDVWTPSGTYIKPQLSNQYALGYYKKFNGNAYSFEAEAYYKTTDNRIDYIDGADLIGNNTIETEILNGEARAYGLELMLRKNKGRFTGWLSYTLAKSEQRSFGGNAGGPGINNGNWYNAPFDRTHDISITGVYKLTDKWKFSANAIYQTGRPVTYPTGQFEYDGSSVVIYNERNADRLPAYHRLDVSATYKPNRNPNKQWKGEWVFSIYNLYNRQNAASISFNQDYNTGVNEALRTTIFGIIPSVTYNFKF; this is encoded by the coding sequence ATGGAACATTTAAGTCAATCAATCAAGAAATCCTTTTTACCATTATTTTTCATCATAATTAACAGCATGCTATTTGCCCAAGAAGAATACACCTTGAGAGGAGCCATTAGCGATGAGTCAAACGGCGAAGCCATGTTTGGCACAACGATTTATTTAAAAGGCACCACCATAGGCACCACCACAAACGAGTATGGCTTTTACTCCATAACAGCACCAGAAGGAAAATACACATTGGTTGTTTCGTATTTAGGATACAAAGAAATACAAAAAGAGGTGTTTCTTAATAAAGACACAAAACTCAACATTGAAATTAAAGAAGATCCTAGCACACTTGATGAAGTCGTAATTACAGCAGATGAAGGCGTAAAAAATCTAAATGTAAGAAAACCACAAATGGGAGTTGTTACCTTAAAGGCAGAAACAATTGAATTAGTGCCTGCTGTATTAGGCGAAGTAGATCTTATTAAAACCATACAACTTTTGCCAGGGGTTTCAAATAATGGAGAAGGTTCAGCAGGCTTTAATGTAAGAGGTGGAGCAGTAGACCAAAACTTGGTGCTTTTAGATGAAGCCATCATTTACAATACGTCTCACTTTTTTGGATTATTTTCTGTATTTAATAACGATGCAATTAAAGATGTAAAACTTTATAAAGGTGATATTCCTGCTAAATTCGGCGGAAGGACAGCTTCAGTTTTAGATGTAAGGCAAAAAGACGGTAACAATAAGCGGCTTGAACTCAATGGAGGTATTGGATTAATTTCAAGTAGGCTTGCAGTAGAAGCACCATTATTCAAAAAGAAAGGCTCTTTTCTTTTAGCAGGAAGAACAACTTATGCTCAGCTTTTTTCTGGTTTGATGGACGATTTGGCAAATAGTAATATTAGTTTTTACGATGTAAACCTAAAAACCAATTATGAAATTAATGAAAACAATAAAATATATCTGTCCAGTTATTTTGGGCGAGATGTTTTTAATATTTCACGTTTAATAAATAGTAATTACGGAAACATCTCTGCAAATCTTAGGTGGAATCATGTTTTCAATGATAAGCTATTCTCTAACCTATCGCTTATATATAGTAAATACGATTATCAGATAATACTGGACTTTGAACAACTGGATTGGATATCTGACATCACAAATTATAACTTAAAATACGATTTTGGATATTATGCAAGTGATAAACTAAAAATAGATTTTGGACTAAGTGGCATTTCTTATAATCTAAATCCAGGAGAAATTATGCCTTCAACGCCAACCTCTCCTATTAATCCATTGACATTAGATCAAAAAAGAGCTTTTGAAGCAGGGACTTATGCCAGTGTAGAACATAAACTTACAGATAAGTTTACTGCAAGATATGGTTTGCGCTACAGTACATTCAACCGATTGGGCGGGCAGGCCATCACAAATTATGCAAATAATCAGCCAGTAGTTTATAACCAAGGATTAGGCATCTACCAAAATGGCGAAGCCATAGGAGAAACAGCTTATTCAAAAGGCCAAACAATTAAACAATTTGGAAATTTAGAACCGCGTTTAGGCTTGTCTTACTTGCTAACAGACAACTCTTCAATAAAAGGAAGTTACACACGTACAGCACAATATTTACATCTACTGTCTAATACGGTATCTGTTACCCCATTAGATGTTTGGACACCTAGTGGGACCTATATTAAACCTCAGCTTTCTAACCAATATGCTTTAGGGTATTATAAGAAATTCAATGGCAATGCATATTCATTTGAAGCCGAAGCTTATTATAAAACTACAGATAATCGTATTGACTACATTGACGGAGCGGATTTAATTGGGAATAATACAATCGAAACCGAAATTTTGAATGGTGAGGCAAGAGCCTATGGTTTAGAATTAATGCTCAGAAAAAATAAAGGGCGTTTTACAGGCTGGCTATCATATACATTGGCTAAATCTGAGCAACGTTCTTTTGGCGGAAATGCTGGAGGCCCTGGAATCAATAATGGTAATTGGTACAATGCACCTTTTGATCGTACACACGATATTTCTATTACAGGAGTTTATAAATTAACAGATAAATGGAAATTTAGTGCAAATGCTATTTACCAAACCGGTCGTCCAGTCACCTATCCAACCGGGCAATTTGAATATGACGGATCCTCTGTTGTAATTTATAATGAAAGAAATGCCGACAGGCTACCTGCTTATCATAGGTTAGATGTTTCAGCGACCTATAAGCCCAACCGTAATCCCAATAAGCAATGGAAAGGTGAGTGGGTATTTAGTATTTATAACCTTTATAACAGGCAAAATGCAGCCTCCATATCATTTAACCAAGACTATAACACTGGAGTAAACGAAGCCTTGAGAACTACAATATTTGGCATTATTCCTTCAGTAACCTATAACTTTAAATTTTAA
- a CDS encoding DUF4249 domain-containing protein produces the protein MMSLKNIFKIENKIKIVSLLGLSIIIFSCTEAIDLSVPTESPRLVIEASIGWEKGTLGNNQTIKLSLTTPYYDTAPNPVAGASVRVENITNGDIFIFEDQQDGRYTTSDFEPMINNTYNLEVIYNNETYTAEETLMPVPEIDRIEQSRELGSDPEELDLTIYFNDPANEVNFYYITFLEGEDLLPTREIMSDEFTNGNEMSLLYEEDEADAEDEILPGDMVDINLYGISEEYYDFLHRLIEQSDNAGDPFATVPTRLRGNYKNLENPDNYAFGYFRITEFVNEVYTFVE, from the coding sequence ATGATGTCCTTAAAAAATATATTTAAAATAGAAAATAAGATTAAAATTGTAAGCCTTTTAGGATTAAGCATTATTATTTTTTCTTGTACAGAAGCTATAGACCTATCTGTACCTACCGAATCTCCACGATTGGTTATTGAAGCATCTATAGGTTGGGAAAAAGGTACTTTAGGAAATAATCAAACCATAAAACTGAGCCTTACCACACCTTATTATGATACAGCACCAAACCCTGTAGCAGGTGCATCAGTCAGAGTTGAAAACATCACAAATGGCGATATATTTATTTTTGAAGACCAACAAGATGGTCGTTACACAACCTCAGATTTCGAACCAATGATTAACAACACCTATAACTTAGAGGTAATTTATAATAATGAGACCTATACTGCTGAAGAAACATTAATGCCTGTCCCAGAAATAGATAGAATAGAGCAATCTCGTGAACTCGGTTCGGACCCAGAAGAGTTAGATCTCACAATATACTTCAATGATCCAGCAAATGAAGTGAATTTTTATTACATCACCTTTTTAGAAGGAGAAGATCTGCTTCCGACAAGAGAAATAATGTCTGATGAGTTTACAAATGGTAATGAAATGTCCCTTTTATACGAAGAAGATGAAGCGGATGCGGAAGACGAAATTTTGCCTGGAGATATGGTGGACATAAACCTATATGGCATATCCGAAGAATACTATGATTTTTTACATAGATTAATAGAACAATCTGATAATGCAGGAGATCCTTTTGCAACTGTTCCAACAAGGCTAAGGGGCAATTATAAAAATTTAGAAAACCCTGATAATTATGCGTTTGGGTACTTTAGGATTACAGAATTTGTAAATGAGGTTTATACTTTCGTTGAGTAA
- a CDS encoding heavy-metal-associated domain-containing protein, translating to MKKKYEIKGMTCNGCRTHVEEAILNVAGVANVSVDLKDAEATVESQFEVPLENLQKALKNTDGQYKIQPMNSVEQN from the coding sequence ATGAAAAAAAAGTATGAAATAAAAGGAATGACATGCAACGGCTGTAGAACCCATGTAGAAGAAGCAATTCTAAATGTCGCAGGAGTAGCCAATGTATCGGTCGATTTGAAAGATGCCGAAGCGACGGTTGAATCTCAATTTGAAGTGCCTTTGGAAAATTTGCAAAAGGCCTTGAAAAATACCGACGGTCAATATAAAATACAACCTATGAATAGCGTTGAACAAAACTAA
- a CDS encoding DUF305 domain-containing protein: MIGTSMVAMFFLMYTHSYQIIDHFWYSETRFFMTLIMGGSMVIIMLLYMLQMYKDRNKNIAILALGVLLIAGGIWLVRSQVTVTGVDYMEGMIPHHSIAILTSERSQIKDIRVREIADEIIKAQRREIMEMQWLINDIKENGIVETEEEKEKRPLPKFEGSLTEETTNLD; the protein is encoded by the coding sequence ATGATTGGCACCTCAATGGTCGCGATGTTCTTTTTAATGTACACGCACTCCTATCAGATTATCGATCACTTCTGGTATAGTGAAACCAGGTTCTTTATGACGTTGATCATGGGCGGGTCCATGGTTATTATCATGCTGCTGTATATGCTACAAATGTACAAAGACCGCAATAAGAATATTGCCATCCTGGCATTGGGCGTTTTGCTGATTGCAGGCGGAATATGGCTGGTCAGGAGTCAGGTTACGGTTACCGGTGTTGATTATATGGAAGGTATGATTCCTCATCATTCCATCGCTATCCTAACTAGTGAACGATCTCAAATAAAAGATATCAGGGTAAGGGAAATCGCCGATGAAATCATCAAAGCGCAGCGTCGGGAAATAATGGAAATGCAATGGTTGATTAACGATATCAAGGAAAATGGGATAGTAGAAACAGAAGAAGAAAAGGAAAAGCGTCCGCTTCCCAAATTTGAAGGATCGCTTACCGAAGAAACAACAAACCTTGACTGA